A single genomic interval of Artemia franciscana unplaced genomic scaffold, ASM3288406v1 Scaffold_1687, whole genome shotgun sequence harbors:
- the LOC136042661 gene encoding uncharacterized protein LOC136042661 isoform X1, translating into MEMNRVSGLTQILTNLNMEESPMITIQCDGGDVEVKKSLLTTVSDVFKVMLEADMLEKRTNVVLANDVHFETMKTIMDYYKEGTVSGLETMNRDACTYILEKYNFLGIKEEIVEYLLRRYFFEKDLTVLESIFFTYRNQFEKKIIIKEMALMLLEGKKAPEFVTNFNAPDFIEFATCCCNALKNTTFRRFEDFLKTLYSWLSKDSEKRSVAVLRS; encoded by the exons ATGG AGATGAATCGAGTTTCTGGCCTTACACAAATTCTGACCAATTTGAATATGGAAGAAAGCCCTATGATTACTATTCAATGTGATGGTGGTGACGTTGAAGTCAAGAAATCCCTTTTAACAACAGTTAGCGATGTCTTCAAGGTCATGCTAGAGGCAGATATGCttgaaaaacgaacaaatgTTGTTCTAGCAAATGATGTGCACTTTGAAACCATGAAAACAATTATGGACTACTATAAAGAAGGAACAGTTTCTGGTTTAGAAACAATGAACAGAGACGCATGTACATACATTTTGGAAAAGTACAACTTTCTTGGTATTAAAGAGGAAATTGTTGAATATTTGCTCCGACgttattttttcgaaaaagatTTAACAGTtcttgaaagtatttttttcacttacagaaaccaatttgaaaaaaaaattattataaaggAGATGGCTCTTATGCTTCTGGAAGGGAAAAAAGCTCCCGAATTTGTTACCAATTTTAATGCTCCTGATTTTATAGAATTTGCTACATGTTGCTGTAATGCTTTGAAAAACACCACATTTCGTAGatttgaagattttttaaagACACTTTACAGTTGGCTATCCAAAGACTCTGAAAAAAGATCAGTTGCAGTTTTGCGGTCTTAG
- the LOC136042661 gene encoding uncharacterized protein LOC136042661 isoform X2 gives MEMNRVSGLTQILTNLNMEESPMITIQCDGGDVEVKKSLLTTVSDVFKVMLEADMLEKRTNVVLANDVHFETMKTIMDYYKEGTVSGLETMNRDACTYILEKCMYTSQHFIKKKRRSS, from the exons ATGG AGATGAATCGAGTTTCTGGCCTTACACAAATTCTGACCAATTTGAATATGGAAGAAAGCCCTATGATTACTATTCAATGTGATGGTGGTGACGTTGAAGTCAAGAAATCCCTTTTAACAACAGTTAGCGATGTCTTCAAGGTCATGCTAGAGGCAGATATGCttgaaaaacgaacaaatgTTGTTCTAGCAAATGATGTGCACTTTGAAACCATGAAAACAATTATGGACTACTATAAAGAAGGAACAGTTTCTGGTTTAGAAACAATGAACAGAGACGCATGTACATACATTTTGGAAAA atgtatgtatacttctcaacattttattaaaaaaaaaagaagatcaaGCTAA